GAGGCCCACGAACTCAATCTGTTTGCCATACTCTTTCGTGAGGCTGCTGCCCCACATGCTGGTGCCCCTGATGCCGAGGCCGACAATGGCCAGCCTTGTTTTCTTGTTGTTGATACTGTTGCTGCCCATGTTGGCTGCAAGGATGTTTGAAGCCGGGTTCACGATGGTAGTTCCGGCGATGGCTCCGGAGACAGCCAGGAACTTTCTCCTGGAGATAGGATTTGCTTTGTTTTTCATTGAAGTGAAATTTATTTGTTTTGAAAAGGTTATTATGTATTATTCCTTTTGTATGGTTTACGCCTCAAATTTCAACTACCCTTTTAATCAAGATTCCTGACGTTATAAAATGAAAATGCTATTGGCTGGAATCGGGATGAATGTGCATCACTCTCAAACAAGTTTTTCCAACATCAATTGTAAAATAAATTCAGGCTTATTAATACAATTTCAAAATTAAACCTAAAAAGAAATTTGTAACTGTAAAAAATGATTTAATAGATGTGTAAAATGATAATTATATTCCAGTGGTTTTTGTAAACAATCAAAAAATATCAACTGCTTGTCGTTTGAGATCTTTAGTTGAGATGAAAAATTTACTTGCTGATTAGAAATTAATGTGGAGATTGTGATTTAGTATACGCAGCAAATATAATTTGAGGAAATATAAATAACATATTGTAAGTGTCTTTAACTGAAAACGGTTGACTCACAAAAGAGCCAACCGTTTTCAGTTAAAGACAGGTTACAAAAAGGGGTAGCTTACACTATCTGCACTTATTTTCTCGTGACTTCTGCTAAAAAGAAACTGGATATCACTGTAAGATTGTATACTTTCACTCAGACTTTATGGCTGGCTTTATTTGATAAATCAAATATCAAAGAACTCTTTAGTGGCAATAGTAATTTCAATAAACTGTCTGATTATCCATACTTGTCACTTTGGGAAAATTAAATCGGACATTTGTGGTTTAATATAAATGAAATATACAAATGAAATTAATATGTCAATTAGCATAGTATTTAAATCATATTTTATAGTTATGACAAAAATTAGCACTTTATTTTTGCATATCGTTTTTGAATCTTTTTACTCAAAGTCCCCTTTCCAAAATTGCTCTTTGATAATAAAACCGATTTTATCTTTTTTTTTAATTCAGAAATAAATATCGAATCATTTAATACCAATCAAATATCAATTATTAATAATCTTGATAAAAAAGTATCTAAATTTCTGAGAAGTTTAACAAGTTTCTAACCTTTAATTGTGATGTAATGAAAAAAAATGAAAAAATGTGTATTCTGTCACAACGGCCAGCAAGATTTATTTTTCAAATTCTTGTTGTGTTTCTTATGTTTTCATTGCCTGGAGTTCTTTTTGCCCAAACGAAGACTATTTCAGGGAATGTTATAGACAATTATGGTGATCCGGTTATTGGTGCAACCATAATTGTGGTAGGGACAACTCATGGAACAACAACAGATATTGACGGTAATTATACGTTGGGTAATGTACCAAATAACGCGCTATTGAGAATATCTTTTATTGGATATGCCACTCAAGAGATTCCCGTTGCGGATAGAACGGTGATTGATGCGGTGCTGGAAGAAGAGTCCATAGGCTTGGATGAGGTTGTCGCTATCGGATATGGTGTGACACGCAAACGTGACATTACCGGTGCTATGAGCTCAGTAAAGAGTAAAGATTTCAATGTGGGAGTCACCATTGCTCCTGAACAATTGATTCAGGGAAAAATCGCAGGGGTGAACATTGTACAAAGCAGTGGTCGTCCAGGTGCTGCCTCAACCGTTCGAGTCAGAGGAACAAGTTCGATCTCAGCGGGGAATGATCCGTTGTATGTGATCGATGGAATTCCTATGCAATTTAACTCAGCCCACCTGCATGTGGATGTGACCGGACAACAAGGAAACTCCCCTTTTTCATCGGAAGGGTTTAATCCATTAAACACGATTAATCCCTCAGATATTGAGTCGATTGATGTGTTGAAAGATGCTTCAGCAACAGCTATATATGGGTCTCGTGGTGCCAATGGTGTGATATTGATCACTACCAAAAGCAAAAAGGGAACAGGAGAGTTGCTCACCTATGATGGCTATTTCGGTGTTTCAACCATTCGGAAGAAACTCGATATGATGAATGTGGATGAATACCGCTCATACGCACAAGACAATGATTTTCCTTTCCCTGATGAGGAAGCGAATACTGATTGGCAGGATGCGGTTTTTCGTACAGCGATTAGCCAGAATCACAACATTGCTTTTGGAGGCGGATCGGCGAACAGTAATTACCGTGTTTCAGTGGGTTATAGTAGTCAGGAAGGAATCATCCTTTCCTCAAAGCTTGATAAATATACGGCTAGATTCAACGCCAATCACAAAGCATTGAATGATAAGCTGACACTAGCATTAAATCTCTCTTTTGCCAGAATTGACAACGATGATACCCCCGTAGGTTCCAACTCTAACAATGAAGGGGGAAATATCCTTAAGGATGCTTTGCGATGGGCTCCTACTTTACCAATATTCAATGATGACGGTAGTTATTACCAGATTGGTGAGTTGCGTGTGAATCCTGTTTCTTGGAAAGAAGTTACCGACGAGAGTCATACCAATAATTTTATCGGGAGCGCCTCATTGACTTACCAGATCCTAGCCCCCCTGAGTTTCACTCTCAACCTCGGACATACCATGGAAGATGTTGAGAGGTACATTCACGTGCCATCAACTCATCCGCTTGGAGAGGCTGAAAAAGGAAGAGCTTCCATCAGTAAGCTGAAGAATTTTAGCAATACGATGGAGTCAAATCTAAATTTCGTGCAAGATATCTTTGAAGATTCCAACATCAACGCCTTATTGGGATATTCATTCTACAGATACATAAACCAGAATACCTTTACACAGGGAAATCAGTTTGTATCTGATGCTACCACGTGGAACCTAATGCAATCGGGGAATATTCTTTCCAACACCTCCTACAAAAGTGCCAACCGGCTTAGCTCTGTTTATGGAAGAGTAAACCTGAACATCAAGAATCGCTATCTGGTGACTCTCACGCTTCGAAACGATGGTTCAAGCCGCTTCGGGAAAAATTATCGCTGGGGTTTATTCCCCTCTGGAGCGTTGGCATGGAACATTAACAATGAGCCATTCTTTAAAAGCGATATCTTCTCCAATCTAAAACTTCGTTTGGGTTACGGGGTGACAGGTAACCAAGAGATACCTAACAACTTGTACCGTGAACAGCTTTCTGTGTTGGGCTCTTCCTCGTATGTCTTGGGTGGAATTGCAATTCCCAGTGTTTTGCCCAGCAATTATGCCAATCCTGATTTGAAATGGGAAGAAACAACCCAGATTAACCTTGGACTGGATTGGGGAATACTCAATGGCCGTTTTACAGGATCTGTCGATGTGTATAAAAAGAACACAAACGACCTCCTGTTACAGTTTTCTACAGTTGCACCTTCCGTCGTGAACAGCCAATGGGCGAATGTGGGGCAGGTAGAGAACAGAGGTATTGAGTTCTCTATTGATGGTGCACTGGTCAGCACCCGCGATTTTCAATGGAATGCAAACCTGAACATTGGACACAACAAGAATGAGGTGATCGCACTTTCCAACGAGCAGTTCTCCCGTGACGAAATCAACACGGCTAACCCTTCGGGACTGCTAAACCACGATGGCAGTGTACAGATTATCAAACCTGGACTGCCAATCGGTACTTTCTATGGGAATAAATTTTTAGGCCTGGATGAGAACGGGATGGAGATACTGCTGGATGAAGATGGCTTTACAGGTCCTGATGATGTGGTGATCGGCGACGCCAATCCTGATTTAACAATGGGTCTAACAAACTCATTTGTATGGAAAAGATTTGATGCATCTTTTACGTTCTACGGGATGTTGGGCAATGATGTCTTTAACAACACTGGGGCTGAGTTCTCTTACACCAAACCTACTCCAGGGATCAATGTTCTCAGATATGCTGTGGATAGTGGCGTTTCGCACGATCAGCAAGCTCAGTTTTCTTCACGATGGATTGAAGATGGCAGCTTTTTGCGCCTTGACAACGTGAGTATTGGTTATAATTTTAATGTAGAAAACATCTCATTTATTTCCAATGCTAGGATGTATGTAACTGGACAGAATATGCTGGTATTCACCAAGTATACTGGCTTTGATCCGGAGGTTCGTACCAATACGAACAGGGGAGGTACCGCTCCTATCGGAATTGACTATTTGGCTTATCCCAGACCAAGGGTTTTCATGGTCGGCGCGAGCATCACATTTTAATCTGAATCGTTCAAATTATTCAATTATAAAGTTATGAAAATAAAAACATATATCATTTATCCTTTTGCATTGCTGATGATTTCTATCGGTATGTTGCAAAGTTGTTCGTTGGACGAAGATGTCTATTCGGAATATGTAGCTGAAACATATTATCAGGGTGAAACACAGATCCTCTCATCCTTGTCAGGTATTTACAGAAATTTTGCTACAATTACCGGAATGGGAGTTGAGTACAGATGCATGGAATGTCCGGCTGACCAGGTGCTGGTAACCGGTAAAATTCAGGGTTGGTGGTCAGGTGACAACTATGAACAACTCACTGAACATAAATGGGATGCCGATCACTCTTACTTGGGTACCAGCTGGAATTCATTTTTCGGAACTGTTGGCAGAACCAACGCTTTGTTGGCTTCCCTTGAGAGATCTGGGATTGAGGGTCTGGAAGCTCCAAAGGCTGAACTACGTGCTTTACGTGCGTACGCCTATTTCTTTTTGATGGATTTTTTTGGTAATGTGCCTATCTTCACAGAAGAAAAGGTAAATCCCAAGGATCTGCCAAAACAAAATACACGCAGCGAGGTGTTTGACTTTGTAATTAAGGAATTGGAAGCCGCAGCTCCCGATTTACCATCACAGAACGACGTTGGAAGTGATTATTACGGACGTCTTACTCGTGAGGCTGTTTATGCACTGATGGCTGTGATTTACATGAATGGAGAGATTTACACCGGAACACCATACAACGATGACGTAATTACCTATTGTGATCTAGTGATCAACTCTGGCGCCTATGAGATGCTAGACAATTATTTCGACAATTTCGTACATAACAACGAGGAAAACTCGGAATTTATCTTTGGAGGTGTTTACACACCGAAGATTCCGGGTGGAGTGGGGCATCCTTTGGTACAGAAAGTTCTTCCTGGAATCAGTGGTGGATTGTTTGGGTTACCCTATACACCTCAGAATGGTTTCCAAACGCGTGAATCGGTTTACAATCTGTTTGAAGACGAGGATATCAGGAAAAGGATGTTCTTGGGACACGGTCCTTTAATCGATCCACGCAATGGAGATGTTGTAATGGTTGAACGTGTTGTGCCGGATGGTAACTCAGTCTTATATGTAGAAGGAAAATCTGCAATAGGTCCGGTACCATATGAGATCATTCCGGCTACTGGCATCCGCAATCAACCCATGAATGCCGGCATCAAATGGATCAAATGGGGGCTCGATCCCAATACCAACGGAGGTAATGCTGGGAATGATATCGCCTTTTTGCGCTATTCTGAAATGTTTCTGTTGAAAGCAGAGGCTTATGCACGAAAAGGTCAGTTCGACAAGGCTTTGCCCCTAGTAAATCTAATCCGCCAGCGGAGCAATGCTACACCAATGGAATCTGTTACCCTCGATGACATCCTCGATGAACGGGGTAGAGAACTGACTTTTGAAATGCAACGGCGTAGAGACCTAATTCGTTTTGGGAAGTTTACCTCTTCCTGGGAGTTCAAAGATGCATCAGAAGAGTTCAGAAACATCTTTCCTATTCCACAATCGGCTTTAGATGCAAATCCTAATCTGAAACAGAATACGGGTTATAATTAATCTCAAAAGTGTTATTTGTTTCCCATCCTGCTATATCATTATAGCAGGATGGGAGATATTCATTTTTTTAATAACATTCTTTTATGATCTAACACCTGAAATGTTTTTAGGAGGAAATCACTCATTCTGTTTATAATAAACTGATCACTCATATGAAATTATTACAATCATTAGATCACTCTTTTCTGAGGTTGACGGCTTTGTTACTCTTCTTTTCTTTTACTTACTCTACGCAAGCAGGCAGTGAACCACAACGAATCCAGCTGAGCTGGATGGGAGCAGAGACCCCTCCACTTGCAACTGGAGTGAGCTGGGGAGTCCCATTCCCAAAAGGAATTTTTCAAAAAGATCAGCAGTTCACACTTAAGGGTCAGGCAGAGGAATCTCTTCCCTTGCAAAGTTGGCCAATGGCCTACTGGCCCGATGGATCATTGAAATGGGTTGGATTCAGTACGGTTGTGGATAAACATTCGGAGAATGGATTTTTATTGGAGCCTGCCTCGATAGCATTGGAAAGCAAAAACCAATTAAATGTTTCTCTTGAGGAATCGGATGATATGATCAGGGTTAACACAGGAGCGTTTGTCTGTCACATTCCCACAAAGGGAGATAAGCTTATACAATCTATCACTGTAGGTAATGAGATAATCTCAACCGGAGGTGAGTTGGTTTGTCTCCTGCAGGAAGGTGTGGCAGGAGAGTATGGCCCTCAACCTGAAATCACCAAATTTGTTGGAAAAGTTGACAAGGTAACAGTAGAACAATCAGGTCCGGTACGAGCAGTAATTAAGGTAGAGGGATACCACAAATCAATCACCGATAAGAGGAGTTGGCTCCCTTTCGTGGTTCGTTTCTATTTCTACGGTGGGATGCAAACAATCAGAATGGTTCATTCCATCATTTATGACGGTAACCAGGAAAAGGATTTTATCAGGGGGTTGGGTGTGCGTTTTAATGTTCCATTAAACAATGAATTATATAATAGGCATGTTCGTTTTGCCGGAGAGAAAGGGCGTCTGTGGGATGAACCGTTACAACCACTCACCGGACGTATCCCATTGTCAAGAACTGAGAATTTGTATGAAAAACAACTTCAGGGTAAACCGATAGCTCAACGCCCCCATTTTGATTCTTTGCAACAGCACCTGTTGAAACACTGGGCATCATGGAGCGATTTCAAACTCAATCAGCTCAGTTCCGACGGATTTACGCTGGAGAAAAGAACAACACCTGCCAGTGCCTGGTTGGAGGCAGGTGCAGGTAAACGTGCAGAAGGTTTGGCTTTTGTAGGAGGTATCACCGGTGGACTCGCAATCTCATTGCGGGATTTCTGGAAATCCTACCCCTCTTCACTTGAAATAAGGAATGCCCGTAGCGAGTCTGCCCAAATGACTGCCTGGCTGTGGGCTCCAGATGCCCAACCTATGGACATGCGTCATTACGATACCATTCCTTGGGGACATGATTTAATTGCAAGCTACGAAGATGTGCAACCGGGATTCAGTACAGCCACCGGAGTAGGAAGGACAAGTGAGCTCCTTCTTTATGCAACTAACCATATTCCTGATCACAATGTCCTTGCCGGTCTCACTGAAATGGCTTCTGAACCACCCTTGCTGGTGGCCACACCTGAATACTACCATAAGGTGCATGCATTTGGGATATGGAGTTTACCTGATAGGAGTTCACCCGGAAAAGTCTGGATAGAAGATCAACTGGACAAAGCTATCGAATATTATCAAAAAGAGGTGGATCAGAGACGATGGTATGGTTTCTGGAACTATGGAGATGTGATGCATGCTTATGATCCTGAGCGTCACGTTTGGCGGTATGATATTGGCGGATATGCATGGGATAATACTGAGTTAATGCCAAATTTGTGGCTATGGTACAGCTTCTTGCGTAGCAATCGTGCCGATATATTCAGGATGGCTGAAGCAATGACGCGACATACCGGTGAAGTGGATGTTTATCATTTGGGCCGCTTTGCCGGACTTGGGTCAAGACACAATGTACGTCACTGGGGTTGTGGGTCAAAGGAGGTCCGAATTGCCCAGGCTTTGTTGGGACGCTTTTATTATTATCTGACGACTGATGAAAGGACTGGTGATCTTATGCGTTTTGTTGCTGAAGCATCAAATGATGCAATAGGCAAAATTGATCCCCTGAGATTAATCCTTGAAAAAAGCGACTATCCTACGCATGCAAGAATGGGACCAGACTGGCTTGCATTGATAGGCAATTGGATGATCGAGTGGGAAAGAACTGGGGATCCTGAATGGCGCGATAGAATCATGACAGGTGTGAGGAGCCTAGCAAAGATGCCCTTTGGCCTCTTTTCGGGCAAGGGGGCGGCTATGGGTTATGATCCCGAGAACTTTAAACTGTATCAATTGGAGCCGGAGCATGTTGGTCACTCACACTTGTCAGTATTAATGGGAGGCCCTGAAATGGCATACGAATTGACCGATCTTCTCGGCGATGCCAATTGGACCCGCATGTGGATGCAGTTTACCCGTTTATATGGTGCTCCGGAGGAGGATGTTTATCGTGAGTTTGGAGTCTCTGTGAAGTTGGGTGATCCGGGGCATTGGTATGCACGTTTACCGGCCTATTTTGCATACAAAACTGGATCTGATGTGTGGGCCAATCGTGCATGGAATGATTTTCTCGGTACCCAGACACATTTTAATCAAAAACTCTTTGACAACATTGAAACTCTTGAACCGGTATATGAGGTTGAAGGTGTTTCCACGAATAATACGGCTCAATGGTGCCTGAATGCCATTCAATTACTTGAAATGGTTGGGGATCACTTACCGGAAAAACATGAACGTTTTCATATGAAACATGAATAGAGCAGAACAAAAAACTCATTTACATGCAAAACTGAATGTCGCAATGATTCTCCTGATATTAACAACCGTTATGGGGCGATGTGACAACAAGCAGAAAGTGGATTATGAGATTGAAACATCTATCTTTCAGGATCACTTCAATGGTGCTTTGGATAATTGGATCACGGAGGTGGTGCCCGATTCTACAGTCAACATCGGAATAGTTGATAATCAACTGGTGATTGATACCGATCGTGGTGTTACACTCTGGTTGAACCGGGAACTTTCGGGAAACATACTCATCCGCTATAAACGGAGGGTTGTGTTGGAAGAGGGACCGAATGATCGACTCTCCGACATGAATCAGTTCTGGATGGCTGTTGATCCTAGTAATCCCAGTCTCTTTTCTCGAGAAGGATCATTTGCGGAGTATGACTCCTTGTTGATGTATTATGCCGGGATTGGAGGCAACTACAATAAAACAACCCGTTTCCGAAAATATACCGGAAATGGGAACCGGGTACTGATACGCGATTTCACTGAAGAGCCCTATCTACTCAAAGCAAACCATACCTACCAAATAGAGATTGTAGTTAAAGATGGCGTTACTAAGCTGTTTGTGGATGATTGTGAGTTTTTCCACTTTGAAGATGAGGAGCCTTTGAAGAGTGGATATTTCGGTATTCGTACCACCTGGTCACGTCAGATTGTAGATGATGTGGAAATATTCAAATTGAAATAATTGTCAGGATGATACATCAAATCTTGAAAATTTTTAAATCAACAGAAGTATGGCTCCTCATGTCACTCATACTTGCTTTTGGTTGCGGAATGAAATCCAAGTCGCAGGTATATAATGTGTTAGATTACGGTGCAAAAGGTGATAGCATCACAAATGATACTGAAGCGATTCAGTCGGCTATTGATGCAGCAACAGCTGTTGGAAACCAAGCAATGGTGCTGATACCTGGAGGATATCAGTTTTTAACTGGTACCCTCGAGCTGGAAAGTGATATGGAGTTCCGAATAGAGGAGGGTGCCTGCCTCTTGGTCAGCACCCATCAGGAGGATTATGCAGGTGATGCGGTTATCGTAGCCAATGATGCCCATTACCTGACCATCTCCGGTAACGGTATCATCTATGGTAGAGCAATGGAATTCATGGAATACTATGAAGAGGAGAACAAATGGTGGATCCCCAAAAAATGGCGTCCTCGGTTGCTTATTCTAACTGGTTGCTCCAATCTACACA
This genomic window from Dysgonomonadaceae bacterium zrk40 contains:
- a CDS encoding TonB-dependent receptor → MKKNEKMCILSQRPARFIFQILVVFLMFSLPGVLFAQTKTISGNVIDNYGDPVIGATIIVVGTTHGTTTDIDGNYTLGNVPNNALLRISFIGYATQEIPVADRTVIDAVLEEESIGLDEVVAIGYGVTRKRDITGAMSSVKSKDFNVGVTIAPEQLIQGKIAGVNIVQSSGRPGAASTVRVRGTSSISAGNDPLYVIDGIPMQFNSAHLHVDVTGQQGNSPFSSEGFNPLNTINPSDIESIDVLKDASATAIYGSRGANGVILITTKSKKGTGELLTYDGYFGVSTIRKKLDMMNVDEYRSYAQDNDFPFPDEEANTDWQDAVFRTAISQNHNIAFGGGSANSNYRVSVGYSSQEGIILSSKLDKYTARFNANHKALNDKLTLALNLSFARIDNDDTPVGSNSNNEGGNILKDALRWAPTLPIFNDDGSYYQIGELRVNPVSWKEVTDESHTNNFIGSASLTYQILAPLSFTLNLGHTMEDVERYIHVPSTHPLGEAEKGRASISKLKNFSNTMESNLNFVQDIFEDSNINALLGYSFYRYINQNTFTQGNQFVSDATTWNLMQSGNILSNTSYKSANRLSSVYGRVNLNIKNRYLVTLTLRNDGSSRFGKNYRWGLFPSGALAWNINNEPFFKSDIFSNLKLRLGYGVTGNQEIPNNLYREQLSVLGSSSYVLGGIAIPSVLPSNYANPDLKWEETTQINLGLDWGILNGRFTGSVDVYKKNTNDLLLQFSTVAPSVVNSQWANVGQVENRGIEFSIDGALVSTRDFQWNANLNIGHNKNEVIALSNEQFSRDEINTANPSGLLNHDGSVQIIKPGLPIGTFYGNKFLGLDENGMEILLDEDGFTGPDDVVIGDANPDLTMGLTNSFVWKRFDASFTFYGMLGNDVFNNTGAEFSYTKPTPGINVLRYAVDSGVSHDQQAQFSSRWIEDGSFLRLDNVSIGYNFNVENISFISNARMYVTGQNMLVFTKYTGFDPEVRTNTNRGGTAPIGIDYLAYPRPRVFMVGASITF
- a CDS encoding RagB/SusD family nutrient uptake outer membrane protein; translated protein: MKIKTYIIYPFALLMISIGMLQSCSLDEDVYSEYVAETYYQGETQILSSLSGIYRNFATITGMGVEYRCMECPADQVLVTGKIQGWWSGDNYEQLTEHKWDADHSYLGTSWNSFFGTVGRTNALLASLERSGIEGLEAPKAELRALRAYAYFFLMDFFGNVPIFTEEKVNPKDLPKQNTRSEVFDFVIKELEAAAPDLPSQNDVGSDYYGRLTREAVYALMAVIYMNGEIYTGTPYNDDVITYCDLVINSGAYEMLDNYFDNFVHNNEENSEFIFGGVYTPKIPGGVGHPLVQKVLPGISGGLFGLPYTPQNGFQTRESVYNLFEDEDIRKRMFLGHGPLIDPRNGDVVMVERVVPDGNSVLYVEGKSAIGPVPYEIIPATGIRNQPMNAGIKWIKWGLDPNTNGGNAGNDIAFLRYSEMFLLKAEAYARKGQFDKALPLVNLIRQRSNATPMESVTLDDILDERGRELTFEMQRRRDLIRFGKFTSSWEFKDASEEFRNIFPIPQSALDANPNLKQNTGYN